The following coding sequences lie in one Lolium perenne isolate Kyuss_39 chromosome 2, Kyuss_2.0, whole genome shotgun sequence genomic window:
- the LOC127333993 gene encoding L-type lectin-domain containing receptor kinase SIT2: protein MPQAHEKLSCFLTPLLVAVSLAICSAVGDVSEQFVYSGGFAGANLTLGGAAAVTPAGLLELTNGTLRQKAHAIHPSPFRFRNASTAARSFSASFVFGILCPDDDNCGHGIILFVAPGGYDFSSAFPSQYIGFVNSTSNGAAANHIFGVELDTDQNNEFRDIDGNHVGIDVDGLTSVASASAGYFRDGVFENLTLSSRKAMQVWVDYDGAGKQITVAMAPAGMARPVKPLLSTTYDLSTVLTDTAYVGFSSATGSFNSRHYVLGWSFAMDGPAPAIDIAQLPKLPRFGPKRRPNLAKIIPPVATAAFILAVGAVAVLLVRRRLRYREVREDWEVEFGPHRFSYKDLFRATNGFKDRNLLGVGGFGRVYKGVLPVSKLEVAVKKVSHDSNQGMKEFVAEVVSIGRLQHRNLAQLLGYCRRKGELVLIYEYMPNGSLDKHLYSDEKPVLDWQKRFRVIKGIASGLLYLHEEWEKVIIHRDIKASNVLLDGEMNGRLGDFGLATMYDRGANAQTTHVVGTIGYLAPELGRTNKATPLTDVFAFGIFMLEVTCGQRPITQNSRGEQHMLADWVLDRWHKGSLTEAVDAKLHEYDVDEASLALKLGLLCSHPLSNSRPDMRQVVRYLNGDASLPEVTPTNETFEILALMQNEGFDSYVMPHPSPMESVNTMSSLASEK, encoded by the coding sequence ATGCCTCAAGCTCACGAGAAGCTCAGCTGCTTCCTCACCCCTCTTCTCGTCGCCGTTAGCCTTGCTATCTGCAGCGCTGTAGGCGACGTTAGCGAGCAGTTCGTCTACTCCGGCGGCTTCGCCGGCGCTAACCTCACCCTCGGCGGCGCTGCCGCAGTCACACCCGCGGGCCTGCTCGAGCTCACCAACGGCACGCTCCGGCAGAAGGCCCACGCCATCCACCCATCCCCGTTCCGCTTCCGCAACGCGTCGACGGCGGCGCGGTCGTTCTCGGCCTCCTTCGTGTTCGGCATCCTCTGCCCGGACGACGACAACTGCGGCCACGGCATCATCCTCTTCGTCGCCCCGGGCGGCTACGACTTCTCCTCCGCGTTCCCAAGCCAGTACATCGGCTTCGTCAACAGCACCAGCAACGGGGCCGCCGCCAACCACATCTTCGGCGTGGAGCTCGACACGGACCAGAACAACGAGTTCCGCGACATCGACGGCAACCACGTCGGCATCGACGTTGACGGGCTCACGTCCGTCGCGTCCGCCAGCGCCGGCTACTTCCGCGATGGCGTCTTCGAGAACCTGACGCTGTCGAGCCGCAAGGCCATGCAGGTGTGGGTGGACTACGACGGCGCGGGGAAGCAGATCACCGTGGCCATGGCTCCCGCCGGGATGGCCAGGCCCGTGAAGCCGCTGCTCTCCACTACGTACGACCTCTCCACTGTGCTCACGGACACGGCGTACGTGGGCTTCTCGTCGGCGACGGGGTCCTTCAACTCGCGGCACTACGTTCTCGGCTGGAGCTTCGCCATGGACGGGCCCGCTCCGGCCATCGACATCGCCCAGCTGCCAAAGCTGCCTCGCTTCGGCCCGAAGCGCCGCCCCAATCTCGCGAAGATCATCCCACCCGTAGCGACGGCGGCGTTCATCCTCGCCGTCGGCGCCGTGGCCGTCCTGCTGGTACGGCGGCGGCTCAGGTACAGGGAGGTGCGGGAAGATTGGGAGGTGGAGTTCGGGCCGCACCGGTTCTCGTACAAGGATCTGTTCCGCGCCACCAATGGGTTCAAGGACAGGAATCTGCTGGGCGTGGGAGGGTTCGGGAGGGTCTACAAGGGTGTGCTGCCGGTGTCCAAGCTGGAGGTCGCCGTGAAGAAGGTGTCGCATGACTCGAACCAGGGCATGAAAGAGTTCGTCGCGGAGGTCGTCAGCATCGGGCGCCTGCAACATCGGAATCTTGCGCAGCTACTTGGGTATTGCAGGCGTAAAGGGGAATTGGTCCTCATCTACGAGTACATGCCAAATGGGAGCCTTGACAAGCACCTGTACAGTGATGAGAAACCGGTTCTTGATTGGCAGAAGAGGTTCCGGGTCATCAAAGGAATCGCATCGGGGCTGCTCTACCTCCACGAGGAGTGGGAGAAAGTGATCATCCACCGAGACATCAAGGCCAGCAACGTGCTCCTCGACGGTGAGATGAATGGCCGATTGGGCGACTTCGGACTGGCGACGATGTACGACCGTGGCGCCAACGCGCAGACCACGCACGTCGTCGGCACCATTGGATACCTAGCACCGGAGCTCGGACGCACCAACAAGGCGACGCCCCTGACCGATGTGTTCGCCTTCGGAATATTCATGCTCGAGGTCACCTGCGGGCAGAGGCCCATTACCCAAAATTCACGGGGCGAACAGCACATGCTGGCCGATTGGGTGCTTGATCGTTGGCACAAAGGATCGCTAACCGAGGCCGTGGATGCCAAGCTTCATGAATATGATGTCGATGAGGCAAGCCTCGCTCTGAAGCTAGGATTGTTGTGCTCGCATCCTCTCTCCAACTCGAGGCCTGACATGCGGCAGGTTGTGAGGTATCTTAATGGAGATGCGTCACTACCGGAGGTCACACCGACAAACGAAACCTTCGAGATTCTTGCGCTGATGCAGAATGAAGGGTTCGACTCGTACGTCATGCCACACCCTTCGCCCATGGAAAGCGTGAACACCATGTCCAGCCTTGCCAGTGAAAAATGA